Proteins from one Stenotrophomonas aracearum genomic window:
- the cydD gene encoding thiol reductant ABC exporter subunit CydD — translation MSQPPDVLAVETPDLRRQRLRWLDSLAVGARGRQRLAALSICTSGALLIGQAAAIAWLIQAVLVARRPLAEATGVLLGLMLILIVRALLSSFTQAAAGDVADTARLALRERVYRRLLGRGPLWLRQQRSGELGELMLAHADAVESYYAGYQPVRIEVVVVPLLILLAVACVDWVVALILLFTAPLVPFFMMLVGWGAEAAGRAQLGELARMSGHFADRIKGLGLLRLYGRGEAELEGVAAAAEGVRERTMKVLRIAFLSSTVLEFFASVSVAMVALYLGLSYLGLMSLHAAVPTLGAGMFCLLLAPEFYAPLRRLAAHYHDRANALAAAAEVERLLGELPEQGDAADVFSQPARAPELLEQHAPPVVVRDLVLRPLGADHDVVQQLSFQIEAGQRLALVGPSGSGKSTLLEALAGWLPPRSGSIVLRPGLEVGYAGQRPYLFHGSIADNLRLADPGVSDARLRAVAEAAQVMRFAAHLPQGLDTVIGERGFGLSGGEARRIGLARLLLRDPQLLLLDEPTAFLDPDTEAALLQTLAAFARDRAVVIATHSETAMRWADTRLVLTSAGRTQVTEEPA, via the coding sequence CCAGCCCCCGGACGTGCTTGCGGTTGAAACCCCCGACCTGCGTCGCCAGCGCCTGCGCTGGCTGGACAGCCTCGCCGTTGGCGCACGTGGTCGCCAGCGCCTGGCCGCGCTGTCCATCTGCACGTCGGGCGCCCTGCTGATCGGGCAGGCGGCCGCCATTGCCTGGCTCATCCAGGCCGTGCTGGTGGCGCGCCGCCCGTTGGCCGAAGCCACCGGGGTGCTGCTGGGACTCATGCTAATACTGATCGTACGCGCGTTGCTCAGTAGTTTTACCCAAGCGGCGGCGGGCGATGTGGCCGATACCGCCCGGTTGGCCCTGCGCGAACGGGTGTACCGCCGCCTGCTCGGGCGCGGCCCGTTGTGGCTGCGCCAGCAGCGCAGCGGCGAGCTCGGCGAACTGATGCTGGCCCATGCCGATGCGGTGGAGAGCTACTACGCGGGTTACCAGCCGGTGCGCATCGAAGTGGTGGTGGTGCCGCTGCTGATCCTGCTGGCGGTGGCCTGCGTGGACTGGGTGGTGGCGCTGATCCTGCTGTTCACCGCGCCGCTGGTGCCGTTCTTCATGATGCTGGTGGGCTGGGGCGCGGAAGCGGCCGGCCGCGCCCAGCTCGGCGAACTGGCGCGCATGAGCGGGCATTTCGCCGACCGCATCAAGGGCCTGGGCCTGCTGCGCCTGTACGGGCGGGGCGAGGCCGAGCTGGAAGGCGTCGCGGCTGCGGCCGAAGGCGTGCGCGAGCGGACGATGAAGGTGCTGCGCATCGCCTTCCTGTCGTCCACAGTGCTGGAGTTCTTCGCTTCGGTCAGCGTGGCCATGGTCGCCCTGTACCTGGGCCTGAGCTATCTGGGGCTGATGTCGCTGCATGCGGCGGTGCCCACGTTGGGCGCCGGCATGTTCTGCCTGCTGCTGGCGCCGGAGTTCTATGCGCCGCTGCGCCGCCTGGCGGCGCATTACCACGACCGCGCCAATGCGCTTGCGGCGGCGGCCGAGGTGGAGCGCCTGCTGGGCGAGCTGCCGGAGCAGGGGGACGCGGCCGATGTGTTTTCCCAACCGGCACGCGCGCCCGAGCTGCTGGAACAGCATGCGCCGCCGGTGGTGGTGCGGGATCTGGTCCTGCGTCCGCTGGGCGCTGATCACGACGTGGTGCAGCAGCTCTCGTTCCAGATTGAAGCGGGCCAGCGCCTGGCGTTGGTCGGTCCCAGTGGCAGCGGCAAGAGCACCCTGCTGGAAGCATTGGCCGGCTGGTTGCCGCCGCGTTCGGGCAGCATCGTGCTGCGTCCCGGGCTGGAGGTGGGCTACGCCGGGCAGCGCCCGTACCTGTTCCACGGCAGCATCGCCGACAACCTGCGCCTGGCCGACCCCGGCGTGAGCGATGCGCGCCTGCGCGCGGTGGCCGAAGCGGCACAGGTGATGCGCTTTGCCGCGCACCTGCCGCAGGGCCTGGACACGGTGATCGGCGAGCGCGGGTTCGGACTGTCCGGAGGCGAAGCGCGCCGTATCGGCCTGGCCCGCCTGCTGCTGCGCGACCCGCAGCTGCTGCTGCTGGACGAGCCGACCGCCTTCCTTGATCCGGACACCGAGGCCGCCCTGCTGCAGACCCTGGCCGCGTTCGCGCGTGACCGCGCGGTGGTGATTGCCACGCATAGCGAGACCGCGATGCGCTGGGCCGACACGCGGCTGGTGCTGACTTCGGCCGGGCGCACGCAGGTCACGGAGGAGCCGGCATGA